A single genomic interval of Siphonobacter curvatus harbors:
- a CDS encoding ParB N-terminal domain-containing protein: MKEKTTDLKPSLLSSEEHIKSQITVLPELKDLIPPLTADESQQLEQNITKHGIKDPLTIWETTAATAGISDQPTPVFILIDGHNRYAIAQRYHLDFRINLVHFTSLAEVKDYMIDYQLGRRNLSPEQASYLRGLRYLQQKNARGGNQFAENENVSAALGKEYGVSSRTIKRDGDFAAGLEKLTPDLKNAVLTGKQKLPKASINAVAKAATTHLLSTPEEVMEVAARPSLQQDERQQLQQSIRTLAVGPLTKETCQQLLDQLHHYQQLLNQSDSVSL, from the coding sequence ATGAAGGAAAAGACGACCGATCTGAAACCTTCACTCCTGTCTTCCGAGGAACATATCAAAAGTCAGATTACCGTTCTGCCGGAATTAAAAGATCTTATTCCGCCCCTCACCGCGGACGAATCCCAGCAGCTGGAACAAAATATCACTAAACACGGGATTAAGGATCCGCTGACCATCTGGGAAACCACGGCTGCAACGGCGGGAATAAGTGACCAGCCAACGCCGGTTTTCATTCTTATCGACGGCCATAACCGATACGCCATCGCTCAGCGGTACCACCTGGATTTTCGCATCAATCTGGTACATTTTACTTCACTGGCCGAAGTAAAAGATTACATGATTGATTACCAGTTAGGCCGTCGGAACCTGAGTCCCGAGCAGGCTTCATACCTGCGGGGTTTACGCTATTTACAGCAGAAGAACGCACGGGGTGGGAATCAGTTTGCCGAAAATGAAAACGTATCCGCAGCACTGGGCAAGGAATATGGCGTAAGTAGCCGGACCATTAAACGCGACGGCGACTTTGCGGCCGGACTGGAAAAGTTAACGCCCGATTTGAAAAACGCGGTTCTGACCGGGAAGCAGAAATTACCGAAAGCTTCGATCAATGCGGTTGCTAAAGCAGCAACGACTCACTTACTAAGTACTCCCGAAGAAGTCATGGAAGTTGCGGCTCGCCCCAGTCTCCAGCAAGACGAACGACAACAGCTTCAGCAGTCCATTCGTACCCTGGCAGTAGGTCCGTTAACTAAAGAAACTTGTCAGCAGCTACTCGATCAATTGCACCACTATCAGCAACTGCTCAACCAAAGTGACAGCGTGTCACTTTGA
- a CDS encoding ParA family protein: MLTPEKAIRFLRSKPALNLSQIEKEAGIPSKTLHKALSEQKDIPVKHLQALDEALRKYGYSETLFDKAQIISIVNHKGGVGKTTTVINLGKALSLLGNRVLLIDMDSQGNLSQCFGIHEPKEQIIDALLHNSPLPMLQITETLYLTPSDIRMAYKESELANAIGADRRLALKLEEARDKFDYILIDCPPSLGICTTCSLVASNSCIVPIQPEASAYHGVESLFNRIAEIRTYINPTLSVKGIVFTMVHKNQSVHKSMMAHIRENYKNFPIYNSIIEVSTVIKQSQVAKEDLYSYSPKSVSWQQYNQLATELIEH; the protein is encoded by the coding sequence ATGCTTACGCCTGAAAAAGCGATTCGATTCCTACGTTCGAAACCTGCTCTTAACCTTTCTCAAATCGAAAAAGAAGCCGGTATTCCTTCTAAAACACTTCATAAAGCTCTTTCTGAACAGAAAGACATTCCGGTTAAACACCTGCAGGCTCTGGATGAAGCCCTGCGTAAGTACGGTTATTCGGAAACCCTGTTCGATAAAGCTCAAATCATTTCCATTGTCAACCACAAAGGTGGCGTAGGCAAAACCACGACGGTCATTAATCTGGGTAAGGCCCTGAGTCTGCTCGGAAACCGGGTGCTACTGATTGATATGGATTCTCAGGGTAATCTTTCGCAGTGTTTTGGAATTCACGAGCCCAAAGAGCAGATCATTGATGCTCTCCTGCACAACTCGCCCCTGCCCATGCTGCAAATTACCGAGACGCTGTACCTGACGCCGTCGGACATTCGGATGGCTTATAAGGAATCTGAACTGGCGAATGCCATTGGTGCTGACCGCCGCTTAGCTCTCAAGCTGGAAGAAGCCCGCGATAAGTTTGACTATATTCTCATTGACTGTCCACCGAGCCTGGGCATTTGTACGACCTGTTCGCTGGTGGCTTCCAATTCCTGCATTGTACCCATTCAACCCGAAGCCAGTGCGTACCATGGGGTAGAAAGTCTTTTCAACCGGATCGCTGAAATCCGTACCTATATCAATCCAACGCTTTCCGTGAAGGGCATTGTTTTCACGATGGTTCACAAAAACCAGAGCGTTCACAAAAGCATGATGGCTCACATTCGGGAGAACTATAAAAATTTCCCAATTTATAATTCCATCATTGAGGTCTCCACGGTTATCAAACAATCGCAGGTAGCCAAAGAAGACTTGTATAGTTACTCCCCAAAGTCGGTTTCGTGGCAGCAGTACAATCAGCTGGCTACCGAACTAATTGAACACTGA
- the surE gene encoding 5'/3'-nucleotidase SurE yields the protein MRILVTNDDGIYSPGIAALAKVATEFGEVYVVAPDVEQSSMGHAVTHSRPLSFKKSPITFGDHIQAHRVNGTPADCVALGTHLFTDVDVVLSGINMGPNLGNGMWHSGTLAAAKQAVLLGIKGIALSTPVGKTEPDFEALEPFVRRTLELLLADKEVNLTNVNFPPEPTDLRWTRQSVRQYDGYIVPGQDPLGRKHYWFTVTPLEPADEGTDRWAVENGFVSMTPLRLDLTDETALKKALQTP from the coding sequence ATGCGAATCTTAGTAACCAACGACGACGGTATTTATAGCCCCGGCATTGCTGCCTTAGCGAAAGTAGCTACTGAATTTGGAGAAGTATACGTGGTTGCTCCGGATGTCGAGCAATCTTCCATGGGCCATGCCGTTACGCACTCCCGCCCATTGAGTTTTAAAAAATCACCCATTACGTTTGGGGACCATATTCAGGCCCACCGGGTCAATGGTACGCCCGCCGACTGCGTAGCTCTGGGTACGCACCTATTTACGGACGTAGATGTAGTACTATCCGGGATTAACATGGGTCCTAATTTAGGTAATGGCATGTGGCACTCGGGTACGCTGGCAGCAGCCAAACAAGCTGTGTTATTAGGCATTAAAGGCATTGCCCTCAGTACACCCGTGGGCAAGACCGAACCCGATTTTGAAGCCCTGGAACCCTTCGTACGACGAACCCTTGAATTATTGCTGGCGGATAAGGAAGTTAATTTAACCAACGTAAACTTTCCTCCCGAACCGACTGATCTTCGCTGGACCCGGCAATCCGTACGCCAGTACGATGGTTACATTGTTCCGGGTCAAGACCCCCTGGGTCGGAAGCATTACTGGTTTACCGTTACCCCGCTGGAGCCCGCGGATGAAGGTACGGACCGCTGGGCCGTTGAAAATGGCTTTGTATCCATGACACCCCTAAGGCTGGATTTAACCGATGAAACAGCTCTGAAGAAGGCTTTACAAACGCCATAA
- a CDS encoding diacylglycerol/lipid kinase family protein, translating into MKKKVQLVHNPAAGDEEHEAQDLIALLQKEGYACDYTSASEDIWPLPDADTGLIAVVGGDGTIRQVAKALVQGAWADSHLPLAVIPCGTANNIAKSLGVSAPTRQIVQSWSQCQPQPFDIGRVEGLPEEAFFMEAFGFGLFPDLMDTMKKLDKPENPSDELTYALEVLHELIQKAKPCQARLTIDGKVYEGSYLLIEVMNIRSIGPNLALAPEADWGDGAFEVVLVSEEDRTVLAQHVLNQSHGIHDVFSLPSIMGREIRIEWAQTNAHCDDERIEAPGPVQIQIQPGRLQVLR; encoded by the coding sequence ATGAAAAAGAAAGTACAACTCGTGCATAACCCGGCAGCGGGGGACGAAGAACACGAAGCTCAGGACCTAATTGCTTTACTACAAAAAGAAGGCTACGCCTGCGACTATACTTCAGCGAGTGAGGACATCTGGCCTTTACCCGACGCCGATACGGGACTCATTGCCGTGGTAGGAGGTGACGGTACCATCCGGCAGGTGGCCAAAGCACTCGTACAGGGAGCATGGGCAGACAGCCATTTACCTTTGGCCGTTATTCCCTGCGGAACGGCTAATAACATCGCCAAATCATTGGGGGTTTCGGCTCCAACCCGTCAGATCGTCCAATCCTGGAGCCAGTGCCAGCCGCAGCCTTTTGACATCGGCAGGGTAGAGGGCTTGCCCGAAGAAGCGTTCTTTATGGAAGCCTTCGGCTTTGGGTTGTTTCCTGATTTGATGGATACTATGAAAAAGCTCGATAAACCTGAGAATCCTTCCGATGAATTGACCTATGCCTTGGAGGTACTTCATGAGTTGATTCAAAAAGCGAAGCCCTGTCAGGCTCGGCTAACCATCGATGGAAAGGTTTACGAAGGAAGTTATCTTCTCATCGAAGTAATGAATATTCGCTCCATCGGTCCTAATCTGGCATTGGCTCCAGAAGCAGACTGGGGGGACGGAGCTTTTGAAGTGGTACTGGTTTCAGAGGAAGACCGAACGGTTCTAGCCCAGCATGTGCTCAACCAAAGCCACGGCATTCACGACGTTTTTTCTTTACCCAGCATCATGGGCCGAGAGATTCGCATTGAATGGGCACAGACGAACGCTCATTGTGATGACGAACGCATCGAAGCACCTGGCCCCGTGCAGATACAAATCCAGCCGGGCCGCTTACAGGTACTACGTTAA
- a CDS encoding cytochrome d ubiquinol oxidase subunit II yields MLTVVIIFLWASLLLYLLLGGADFGAGIIEVFTSRANKTQTRKTLYRAIGPIWEANHMWLIIAIVILFVGFPAIYATMSVHLHIPLTIMLLGIIARGTAFSFRHYDAVVDDMQHLYNRIFGISSVITPLFLGIIAGSTVSRHIDPQARTFLDAYIFSWLHPFPIAVGLFTVAICGFLAAVYLVGETDTPSERQQFVDKVKGMNILAVVCGGLVFLAAYWEGIPLMDWVFGHPLGLLGVLAASASLVLLWYLLLHGKGTVLRLLAGFQVMMILFVATYRHFPNLVLLKGGGYLSLLEHRGQDKTIQALGLALLLGSVLILPALIYLIYSFQKKEPKQAPVY; encoded by the coding sequence ATGCTTACCGTTGTCATCATTTTTCTCTGGGCTTCCCTCCTGCTCTATCTGCTGCTGGGCGGAGCCGATTTTGGAGCGGGGATCATTGAAGTCTTCACCTCGCGGGCCAATAAAACCCAGACCCGCAAAACGCTTTACCGAGCCATCGGTCCGATTTGGGAGGCCAACCATATGTGGCTCATCATTGCCATTGTGATTCTGTTTGTAGGCTTTCCAGCCATCTACGCGACTATGTCCGTGCATTTGCATATTCCGCTGACCATTATGCTGTTAGGCATTATTGCCCGGGGTACTGCTTTTTCGTTCCGGCATTACGACGCAGTAGTGGATGACATGCAACACCTCTACAACCGGATTTTTGGCATTTCCAGCGTCATTACTCCGCTGTTTCTCGGCATCATTGCGGGAAGTACCGTATCGCGTCACATTGATCCGCAGGCCCGAACCTTTCTCGATGCGTATATCTTTTCCTGGTTACACCCCTTTCCGATCGCCGTGGGCTTGTTTACCGTCGCCATTTGTGGCTTTCTGGCAGCCGTTTATCTGGTGGGCGAAACAGATACGCCCAGTGAGCGGCAGCAGTTTGTTGACAAAGTAAAAGGAATGAATATCCTGGCGGTCGTTTGCGGAGGACTCGTTTTCCTGGCGGCGTACTGGGAGGGTATTCCGCTCATGGATTGGGTGTTCGGTCATCCGCTGGGTCTCTTGGGCGTACTGGCAGCCTCGGCTTCATTGGTGTTGCTCTGGTATTTGCTCCTGCATGGAAAAGGAACGGTACTCCGTCTCCTGGCAGGCTTTCAGGTCATGATGATTCTGTTTGTGGCTACCTACCGACATTTTCCCAACCTGGTACTACTCAAAGGCGGTGGGTACCTTTCCCTACTCGAACACCGGGGGCAGGATAAAACCATTCAGGCTTTGGGCCTTGCTTTATTGCTGGGCAGTGTATTGATCCTGCCCGCCCTGATCTATCTGATCTACAGTTTTCAGAAAAAAGAGCCCAAACAGGCTCCTGTATACTGA
- a CDS encoding cytochrome ubiquinol oxidase subunit I, translated as MDDFLAARSQMALSLGFHIVFSCIGMVMPFFMAVSHYLWLKTNAMVYQNVTKAWSKGVAIFFAVGAVSGTVLSFELGLLWPTFMKHAGPIFGMPFSLEGTAFFIEAIALGFYLYGWGRFNPWFHWVTGVVVGISGLTSGILVVAANAWMNSPAGFDFVNGQYLNVDPIQAMFNKAWFSQALHMSIAAFAATGFAVAGVHALMILKNKNVDFHRKAFKIAALFACLAAILQPLSGDHSAKDVAQRQPAKLAAMEAHFRTEKRAALVIGGIPDADAERVNYAIKIPGGLSFLAHGDFDAEVKGLDQIPKAFHPPVAITHYAFQIMVGLGMAMLLLSLLYLWALWKKKTDRSWLLKLFVVAIPLGFIAVEAGWTVTEVGRQPWIIYGIMRTADAVTPMPGIAYSFYLFTAVYLSLAGVVVFMLYRQIKMVDQLYDRPQGVKEYH; from the coding sequence ATGGATGATTTTCTAGCTGCCCGCTCTCAGATGGCCCTTTCCCTGGGGTTCCACATCGTCTTCTCCTGTATTGGCATGGTTATGCCCTTTTTTATGGCCGTTTCCCACTACCTATGGTTGAAGACGAATGCCATGGTCTACCAGAATGTAACGAAAGCCTGGAGCAAGGGCGTGGCCATTTTCTTTGCGGTTGGAGCCGTATCGGGTACGGTTCTCTCTTTCGAACTGGGCCTACTCTGGCCTACTTTCATGAAACACGCCGGGCCCATTTTCGGCATGCCCTTTTCCCTGGAAGGTACTGCTTTCTTTATCGAAGCCATTGCCCTGGGTTTTTACCTGTACGGCTGGGGTCGGTTTAATCCCTGGTTTCACTGGGTAACGGGCGTTGTGGTAGGAATCAGTGGTTTAACTTCGGGTATTCTGGTCGTAGCAGCCAATGCCTGGATGAACAGTCCGGCGGGATTTGACTTTGTTAACGGTCAATACCTGAATGTTGATCCCATTCAGGCCATGTTCAACAAAGCCTGGTTTTCGCAGGCCCTGCACATGTCTATAGCCGCCTTTGCCGCAACGGGATTTGCCGTAGCGGGCGTTCATGCCTTAATGATTCTGAAGAATAAAAATGTTGATTTTCACCGAAAAGCCTTCAAAATCGCGGCTCTATTTGCTTGCCTGGCAGCGATCCTACAGCCCCTGAGTGGCGACCATTCGGCCAAGGATGTAGCCCAGCGGCAACCCGCCAAGCTCGCTGCGATGGAAGCCCATTTTCGTACGGAGAAAAGGGCCGCACTGGTCATTGGCGGCATTCCGGACGCCGATGCGGAACGGGTGAATTACGCTATTAAAATTCCGGGCGGACTGAGCTTTCTGGCCCACGGCGATTTCGACGCCGAAGTAAAAGGCCTTGATCAGATTCCTAAAGCCTTTCATCCGCCCGTGGCTATTACGCATTATGCTTTTCAGATTATGGTGGGGCTGGGTATGGCTATGCTGTTGCTTTCGCTGCTGTACCTCTGGGCCCTGTGGAAGAAAAAAACGGACCGTTCCTGGCTCCTCAAATTATTCGTAGTAGCCATTCCGCTCGGTTTCATTGCCGTAGAGGCGGGCTGGACCGTTACAGAAGTAGGTCGCCAACCCTGGATTATTTATGGCATTATGCGTACGGCCGACGCCGTAACGCCCATGCCGGGTATTGCGTATTCGTTCTATCTGTTTACGGCGGTATACCTGTCCCTGGCTGGAGTCGTGGTCTTTATGCTGTATCGGCAAATTAAAATGGTCGATCAGCTCTACGATCGTCCTCAGGGGGTTAAGGAATACCATTAA
- a CDS encoding DUF421 domain-containing protein, whose protein sequence is MDDYDIQDWSRILLGDLPGQFLLEVTLRTLLMFIVIVVTMRLTGKRAVQQLSIIELVLVIGLGSAAGDPMFYHDIGLLPPLVVFVVILLAYRLITRMAAKSRKVEELLEGRPILIIESGQFSIQNFDKEDVGQDEFLMELRLHGIEHLGQIRRAYIEPNGQVSVFYYADDEVRMGLPILPGLFLQKTERISQSGTYACTFCGQVEKLIPKDSYHVCPVCMHSEWVQALDTPRIT, encoded by the coding sequence ATGGACGACTACGATATTCAGGATTGGTCCCGCATCCTGCTCGGTGATTTGCCGGGTCAATTTCTGCTGGAGGTAACGCTGCGAACCTTGCTCATGTTTATCGTGATCGTAGTGACAATGCGGCTGACTGGTAAACGGGCCGTACAGCAGCTTTCTATCATCGAACTGGTGCTGGTGATTGGCCTAGGGTCGGCGGCGGGTGATCCCATGTTTTACCATGATATTGGTCTATTACCTCCCCTGGTCGTTTTTGTAGTCATTCTACTGGCATACCGACTCATTACCCGGATGGCGGCGAAATCACGAAAAGTAGAGGAACTCCTGGAGGGTCGACCGATTCTAATTATTGAAAGCGGCCAGTTCTCCATTCAGAATTTTGACAAAGAAGACGTTGGACAGGATGAATTTCTGATGGAATTACGCTTGCACGGTATTGAACACCTGGGCCAAATTCGCCGGGCCTACATCGAACCCAACGGACAGGTAAGCGTATTTTATTACGCCGATGATGAAGTCCGCATGGGTCTTCCCATTTTACCCGGATTGTTTCTTCAGAAAACCGAACGTATTTCTCAATCGGGTACCTACGCCTGTACGTTCTGTGGACAGGTGGAGAAACTCATACCAAAAGACTCTTATCACGTCTGCCCGGTTTGCATGCACAGCGAATGGGTACAGGCTCTGGATACGCCTCGTATCACCTGA
- a CDS encoding PAS domain-containing sensor histidine kinase, whose amino-acid sequence MKSLQIDITSEANDSLGIPVSSPGVALLEPLYAAEQLMDLRIVFLNETGRNLLQSTAETSFRAYVPDPFFLNVCPQVIHTRQPVQQRLQIRPELCLDATLEMVGTQMLCTFWEVPDAIQRLQSILDASPNSIISMKALRQQPDTPELITDFLMENANATVERDLYLKPQDITGKTLMSVFPGNKESGLFDMYARVAETGQPEHAIQYYRDSNGLEAWFDVSAVAQGPDQITITFTNITQSQRNQQQLKQSNEALEQFASIASHDLQEPLRKIRHFGHLLATQYQANLGKGTELIDKMQSATDRMGSLINDLLTFAQLSNESTTFEAVDLNQILTEVCSDLEVPIRQQEALITIDPLPHIQANAWQMRQLFQNLLSNALKYIAPGVRPVIHIRSQGPQIYLRDRADSFYRIEVSDNGIGFNEQYQEKIFEAFQRLHSRNTYTGTGLGLTIVRNIVENHGGRILAHSQENQGSTFQIYLKA is encoded by the coding sequence ATGAAATCACTCCAGATTGATATAACTTCAGAAGCTAATGATTCCCTGGGAATTCCGGTTTCTTCGCCGGGAGTCGCTTTGCTTGAACCGCTATACGCGGCGGAACAGCTCATGGACCTTCGGATCGTTTTTCTTAATGAAACCGGCCGGAATCTGTTACAATCCACTGCAGAAACTTCATTCCGAGCTTACGTACCCGATCCGTTTTTCCTGAATGTTTGTCCGCAGGTCATTCATACCCGACAACCTGTTCAGCAGCGTCTACAAATTCGCCCCGAACTTTGCCTCGACGCCACCCTGGAGATGGTCGGTACGCAAATGCTCTGCACCTTCTGGGAAGTACCCGATGCCATCCAACGACTACAGTCTATTCTGGATGCTTCGCCCAATAGTATCATTTCCATGAAAGCTCTTCGGCAGCAACCAGATACTCCGGAGCTGATTACGGATTTTCTGATGGAAAATGCCAATGCAACGGTGGAACGGGATCTGTATCTGAAACCGCAGGACATCACGGGAAAAACGCTGATGAGCGTTTTTCCGGGAAATAAAGAATCGGGTTTATTCGATATGTATGCCCGGGTGGCCGAAACCGGTCAGCCGGAACATGCTATTCAGTACTACCGGGATAGCAACGGATTGGAAGCGTGGTTTGATGTATCGGCCGTGGCCCAGGGGCCTGATCAGATTACCATTACCTTTACCAACATTACCCAGAGTCAACGTAATCAGCAACAGCTTAAGCAATCGAATGAAGCCCTAGAGCAGTTTGCTTCCATCGCCAGTCATGATTTGCAGGAACCACTGCGAAAAATCAGGCACTTTGGTCATTTACTAGCTACCCAGTACCAAGCTAATTTGGGCAAAGGAACCGAATTAATTGACAAAATGCAGTCGGCTACCGACCGAATGGGTTCACTCATTAATGATCTGCTCACGTTCGCTCAGCTAAGTAACGAATCGACGACTTTCGAGGCCGTTGATTTGAACCAAATTCTGACGGAAGTCTGCTCGGATCTGGAAGTACCCATTCGCCAACAGGAGGCTCTTATCACCATCGATCCCCTGCCCCACATTCAGGCGAATGCCTGGCAAATGCGGCAATTATTTCAGAACCTGCTTTCGAATGCTCTGAAGTACATTGCCCCAGGTGTTCGCCCCGTCATCCACATTCGTTCTCAGGGTCCCCAGATTTACCTGCGGGACCGGGCCGATTCGTTTTACCGGATTGAGGTATCTGATAATGGTATTGGTTTTAATGAGCAGTATCAGGAGAAAATTTTTGAAGCCTTCCAACGCCTCCACTCCCGGAACACGTATACCGGTACGGGTTTGGGCCTGACGATTGTTCGTAACATCGTCGAAAACCACGGAGGCCGGATTCTCGCTCATAGTCAAGAAAATCAGGGATCGACTTTTCAGATTTATTTGAAAGCCTAA
- a CDS encoding TCR/Tet family MFS transporter yields the protein MATTKPSAALTFIFITLLIDVTGLGIIIPVFPKLIEELIQGNISQASLYGGWLTFAYAIMQFLCAPVLGGLSDHFGRRPVLLASLLGFGLDYILQGFAPSIGWLFVGRILAGVTGASFTTASAYIADVSTPEKRAQNFGLVGAAFGAGFILGPALGGLLGSLGSRVPFFVAAALSLINCLYGYFVLPESLAPENRRVFDWKRANPVSSLLNLRRYPIILSLTASLVCIYIAGHATQSTWTYFTMEKFQWTEKWVGLSLACIGLCVGIVQAGVIRLITPRIGPRRSVYVGLFCTIIGFICFAFASRGWMMFVFTIPYALGGIAGPSLQGIISSQVPANEQGELQGALTSLVSVTSIIGPPFMTSLFSYFTQASAPVYFPGAPFIAGAIFALFSVIFAIRTLQKTDVIVPPKPYDQE from the coding sequence ATGGCTACGACTAAGCCTTCGGCAGCACTGACGTTCATCTTCATTACCCTTTTGATTGACGTTACCGGACTGGGAATCATTATTCCGGTATTTCCCAAACTCATTGAAGAGCTCATTCAGGGCAATATCAGTCAAGCCTCACTGTACGGTGGCTGGCTGACCTTTGCCTATGCCATTATGCAATTTCTCTGTGCTCCCGTACTCGGAGGGCTGAGTGATCACTTTGGCCGACGGCCTGTACTACTAGCGTCCTTGTTGGGTTTTGGACTTGACTACATCCTGCAAGGCTTTGCTCCTTCCATTGGCTGGCTGTTTGTGGGTCGTATTCTGGCCGGCGTTACCGGAGCCAGCTTCACTACCGCTAGTGCCTACATCGCCGACGTGAGTACGCCCGAAAAACGGGCTCAGAACTTTGGGCTAGTCGGTGCGGCCTTCGGTGCCGGATTTATTCTGGGACCGGCATTGGGTGGATTGCTAGGAAGTTTGGGGTCGCGGGTACCCTTTTTCGTCGCCGCAGCACTGTCGCTGATTAACTGCCTGTACGGTTATTTTGTTTTACCCGAATCTTTGGCTCCGGAAAACCGACGCGTTTTTGACTGGAAACGGGCCAATCCGGTGAGTTCGCTGCTTAACCTGCGGCGGTACCCGATCATTTTGAGCCTGACGGCCTCACTGGTATGTATCTACATTGCCGGGCACGCTACCCAGAGTACCTGGACGTACTTTACCATGGAAAAATTCCAGTGGACGGAAAAATGGGTTGGCCTTTCACTGGCCTGTATTGGTCTGTGCGTGGGTATTGTACAGGCGGGTGTGATCCGACTGATCACGCCGCGAATTGGCCCCCGCCGTTCAGTATACGTGGGGCTGTTTTGTACCATTATCGGCTTTATCTGCTTTGCCTTTGCTTCGCGAGGATGGATGATGTTCGTTTTTACCATTCCCTATGCCCTTGGCGGAATCGCCGGACCTTCGTTACAGGGAATTATTTCAAGTCAGGTACCGGCCAATGAACAGGGTGAACTCCAAGGGGCTCTGACAAGTCTAGTGAGCGTCACTTCCATTATTGGGCCTCCGTTTATGACGAGTCTGTTTTCGTACTTTACGCAGGCGTCGGCACCCGTCTATTTTCCGGGGGCTCCGTTTATCGCGGGTGCCATTTTTGCTTTGTTCAGCGTGATTTTTGCCATACGAACGTTACAGAAAACCGATGTTATCGTACCACCGAAGCCGTATGATCAAGAATAA